A genomic stretch from Planctomycetaceae bacterium includes:
- a CDS encoding carbon starvation protein A, protein MLTLLVAVLSFFGFIVAYNTYGRWLARSVFRLDPSALVPAEELRDDIDFVPTDRQVLFGHHFTSIAGTGPIVGPAIAVFWGWLPALLWVVFGSIFIGAVHDFGALVVSLRNRGQTLGEVAGRVITPRARVLFLIILFMALTVVLAVFGLVIAKIFSMYPESVLPTWASLPLAVGIGFWTHKRNGGLLIPSVMALAVVYVCVWLGAYVVPIDITQLFGVPETGRWVNVTTVWTVVLLVYCFFASVLPVWVMLQPRDYINSQQLVIALVLLLVGVLFAGLNGTADLGQSAPMVATPPADAPPIMPFLFITIACGACSGFHCLVSSGTTSKQVRNENDAQYVAYGSMLLEGALAVMVILSCCAGVGMGQFDRVASATSPGGFEYQPREVDGVQVAGRAAWESRYKVNEGWNKFKLNQMVQAFVEGGANFLTAIHIPIRLGISIIAVLVACFAATTLDSATRLQRYVVQELAATAGLKPLTNKFAATAFAILLAGWLASMPAPVPAGQQLNGGTGGLILWPLFGATNQLLAGLAFLVIVFYLWRRGRSIWFAAIPMLIMIVMPAWAMLWQMFNPQTGWWQNGKMLLFATAVIILCLQVWMIIEAFLLFPRIRGVVEEALPPLNRPTTGSPA, encoded by the coding sequence ATGCTGACTCTTCTCGTCGCGGTACTTTCCTTCTTCGGATTCATCGTCGCGTACAACACGTATGGGCGATGGTTGGCTCGGTCCGTATTCCGACTGGATCCGTCCGCGCTGGTTCCGGCCGAGGAACTGCGAGACGACATCGATTTCGTACCTACGGATCGGCAGGTGCTGTTTGGACACCACTTCACAAGCATCGCTGGGACCGGCCCGATCGTCGGGCCGGCAATTGCTGTGTTCTGGGGTTGGCTGCCCGCTCTCTTGTGGGTCGTGTTTGGGTCGATCTTCATTGGAGCGGTTCATGATTTCGGAGCGCTGGTCGTTTCGTTGCGAAATCGGGGCCAGACACTTGGCGAAGTCGCGGGAAGAGTCATCACACCGCGTGCCAGAGTTCTCTTCCTGATCATCTTGTTCATGGCATTGACTGTGGTTCTTGCCGTTTTCGGCCTGGTGATTGCCAAGATCTTTTCGATGTATCCTGAGAGTGTGCTGCCAACGTGGGCTTCTCTCCCGTTGGCAGTCGGAATCGGATTCTGGACGCACAAACGGAATGGCGGGTTGTTGATTCCGTCGGTTATGGCCCTGGCTGTCGTGTACGTCTGCGTCTGGCTTGGGGCATATGTGGTTCCGATTGATATTACGCAGCTGTTTGGTGTTCCGGAAACCGGACGCTGGGTCAATGTCACAACGGTTTGGACGGTTGTGCTCCTGGTGTACTGTTTCTTTGCTTCCGTGTTGCCCGTATGGGTGATGCTTCAGCCTCGGGACTACATCAACAGTCAGCAATTGGTCATTGCGCTGGTGTTATTGCTGGTTGGAGTCTTGTTTGCAGGACTGAATGGCACCGCAGATTTGGGTCAAAGTGCCCCAATGGTTGCGACGCCACCCGCTGACGCTCCCCCGATCATGCCCTTTTTATTCATCACAATCGCGTGTGGTGCCTGCAGTGGTTTTCATTGTCTGGTAAGCAGCGGGACGACCAGCAAGCAGGTTCGAAATGAGAATGACGCCCAGTACGTCGCTTACGGATCCATGCTGCTGGAGGGGGCACTGGCGGTGATGGTCATTTTGTCATGTTGTGCGGGCGTCGGCATGGGGCAGTTCGATCGAGTGGCCAGTGCAACGTCTCCTGGTGGATTTGAGTATCAGCCGCGCGAGGTGGATGGAGTCCAGGTGGCCGGACGTGCGGCATGGGAGTCTCGCTACAAGGTCAATGAGGGATGGAATAAATTCAAACTGAATCAGATGGTTCAGGCGTTTGTGGAAGGGGGGGCCAATTTCCTGACAGCGATTCATATTCCGATCCGACTGGGGATCAGTATTATCGCCGTTCTGGTTGCATGTTTTGCCGCCACAACGCTTGACAGCGCGACGCGACTGCAGCGTTATGTGGTCCAGGAACTGGCAGCCACTGCCGGACTGAAGCCTCTGACCAACAAGTTTGCAGCGACTGCGTTCGCGATACTTCTGGCTGGCTGGCTAGCCTCAATGCCGGCACCGGTACCGGCCGGGCAGCAGTTAAATGGCGGGACCGGGGGGCTCATTCTCTGGCCGTTGTTCGGTGCAACCAATCAACTGTTGGCAGGACTGGCCTTTCTGGTGATTGTGTTCTATTTGTGGCGGCGAGGACGTTCCATCTGGTTTGCTGCAATTCCTATGCTGATCATGATTGTCATGCCTGCCTGGGCCATGCTGTGGCAGATGTTTAATCCCCAAACCGGCTGGTGGCAGAACGGAAAAATGCTGTTGTTCGCAACTGCGGTGATCATTCTTTGCCTGCAGGTCTGGATGATTATTGAGGCATTTTTGCTGTTTCCCCGCATTCGTGGTGTCGTAGAGGAAGCGTTGCCGCCATTGAATCGTCCAACGACGGGATCTCCGGCATAA
- the csrA gene encoding carbon storage regulator CsrA, with protein MLVLSRQSDETIIIGDNIRVTIVEVRGDKVRIGIDAPRDVAVHRQEIYDAIRREAQTATQN; from the coding sequence ATGCTTGTACTATCACGCCAGAGCGACGAAACCATAATCATCGGAGACAACATCCGAGTCACCATTGTGGAAGTTCGCGGGGACAAAGTTCGAATCGGAATCGATGCTCCGCGAGACGTTGCCGTTCATCGTCAGGAAATCTACGACGCGATACGCCGTGAGGCTCAAACCGCGACACAAAACTAA
- a CDS encoding MotA/TolQ/ExbB proton channel family protein gives MTMPDFSNPGPWLQELSGLTTTIIVYAAVFHVFMFCMLWAWYARDLQVIAGTLDDFTRGLKHRSILGKSAPLTNQIEAFVQDINDVLEDDARRGDRVECLRRMHILDEKRGYLDSLSFETMTNVARTMIEAYPLAGVLGTILAIGSALQSPITEGASTTMNAIVGRFGDAIWSTFAGLCAAILLMFVNSVLETRFARLTDSRLHVRDIVAKAKRELGFAVAAIEEAPAKGANQ, from the coding sequence ATGACAATGCCTGATTTCAGCAATCCGGGTCCGTGGCTCCAGGAGCTTTCCGGCCTGACCACGACCATCATTGTTTATGCAGCTGTGTTCCACGTGTTCATGTTTTGCATGTTATGGGCCTGGTACGCGCGCGACCTGCAGGTCATTGCAGGGACGCTGGATGATTTTACCCGGGGATTAAAACATCGCAGCATCCTTGGAAAATCGGCTCCACTGACCAACCAGATCGAAGCATTCGTACAGGACATCAATGACGTCCTGGAGGATGATGCGCGCCGGGGGGATCGTGTGGAATGTCTTCGACGAATGCACATTCTGGACGAAAAACGTGGATACCTGGATTCTCTTTCGTTCGAAACGATGACCAACGTCGCTCGCACGATGATCGAAGCCTATCCGCTGGCAGGCGTTCTGGGGACCATTCTTGCAATCGGTTCGGCATTGCAGTCGCCGATAACGGAAGGCGCATCGACTACGATGAATGCCATTGTTGGACGTTTTGGAGATGCCATTTGGTCAACGTTTGCCGGGTTGTGCGCGGCCATACTACTGATGTTCGTCAATAGTGTGCTGGAGACGCGGTTTGCCCGGCTTACGGATAGTCGACTGCATGTTCGGGATATTGTTGCCAAGGCGAAACGCGAACTGGGGTTTGCCGTTGCGGCAATTGAAGAGGCCCCAGCCAAGGGGGCAAATCAATGA